The sequence GAGTTCATAGCACAGTAGAAGTATTCAGAAAGGAGCAGTGTGAAATCGCCAGAAGAGACCGGAGTCTCTACTGGGGGTCTTCAGCATGATCGCTCCTCCCTGCTTAAATACAATGGAAGAGTCCTTCAGACCCAGAGAAAAGAGGGAACCAGGCAACGCCTTCTATTACAGACTTggccactcatctggatcatccTGAATTATGGACCTTGGAGAGCAAGATCCACCTGGCGGGGGTAGCAGTGGGAGGGACAGAGTGGAGAATATAAGAGAAACCACTCCAGCAGGTGTTACTCCAGCTGCCAAGGGTTTCCCAAGCCCAGAGGAggtgagtgctttacaaaagagaaTGCCCTCTAGTAGGCCTTGCTACAGGGACTTAATTTACCTGGGAAGTGGTTGGGTATTATGATGATTGGTGCTATAGATATTATTTACTGATCTTTTTCTTGCATTATGGGATCAAGCAGCGGATGCCCATTCTGACAAGTTTGAGCTTCTGCTTGTGTGTCATTGTGGGTTATTCCTTCTCACTGGTAACCATACAGGAGAACAGACAACCAGTTCTCTGTACTTGGGACAGACTTCCTACCCTTCGCTGCAGCTGAGATTGGCTTTGGGACCCCAGGGTTCACtaaagcatgtctacactgcagctgggggcggtaatttccagctcaggtagacacacCTGTGCTAGCTAGATCACTAAAAATAGTAGCGGGCAGTGAAACGGGCTAGGTGCCCAAACTACGTACCTAGGGTCTCAGACAGGATTGTACTTGAGGCAGCTAATCGGTCCCACCTTCCGTGCAGCTGCGGCTAGAtggttatttttagcatgctcgcTCAATCAGCCTGGGTACGTCTGCTCACCCTGAAAATTACACCTACAACTCCACTGTAAACACCCCCTATGTGATCGCTTCCCCTCTGCCTAAGCGGGAAGGAGCAGGGCTCAGCTTATCTCACTTGCAGGTTGGCTTATTTACGATCCGCTCCTCCCTAAAAGTGACTTGTGAAGGACAGAGAGACCATCTAGCTGAGTACACTCTGACATCTACATGGAGTGGGAAAGGGGTCATGACCCTTGCTCCCCTTATCTTCCATGTCCCCTAATATTACAGGGGAACTCAGCTAAAGAAGTAAAAGAACATTAGACTCATGGGGTGATGTCCTGACTCCacacatcaatgggagttttgcccttgatCCCAACAGGGCTGGGGTTTCACCCATGGCGAGACAGATCCTGAGTAGTGGCTGTGAATGGCACGCTAGTGAAATACCAGTTAGAGGCGGGCAGGGAGCGGGGAAATGCAGGGTCAAATTGTGCCAGATTCTAAGAGGGGCATCGGCCTCCTGAATTTCAGCACTGACGTGACTTTAGCTCTCTGCTGGCCTGTACAATGTCTCCAGTAGAAGGAGAGGCAGAAAGTGCCAGTGCTGACAGATCACGTCTTTGTAAGAGATCATCCGCTGTATCTCCTTAttgtcccaggcagggctttgacTCATCGTGACAAGTGGGTTCGTGCTCCAGAAGTTTGGACTTGCCTCTATCCTCTCAGCAGCTTCCTGTGTAGCAGCCAGCTATCCAAAGCCTGCCTGCTAACTGGAGCAGATCCAGAGATCAATACCACTGAGTTGCTTGCTTGAGTGAAAGATCCGGGTGTTTCCGCTCCCAGGTCCGGCACAAAGATGAAGAATCTCTTTGCGGTCACCTTGCTAATCGCCTGCAGTGAGTACAGCAAACTGGTGACGCCCTAGCTGACGCTAATTATGTGATCGCCTCTGCCCCGTAACCAGCGTCCCCCCTCAGAGCAGAATCCCCAGCATCAGGGCAGTGCAAGTGAAGGTCAATGCCTGGCACACCTGGCCGCAGCTTGGGGTCTGAACGTTGGGTTTACTCAGCCCTTACCTGAGGTCACTGGGAGCTTTACCCAAGTGAGGCATATCAAAACTTCAGGCCCCAGCTCATGCATGGCTACACACATCTCTGTGTaagggcaggggagagcagggccggtgcaacccattaggtgacctaggtggttgcctagggcactaacatttggggggcggcgaccgcagcggccggatcttcggccgccccgttCATCGGcggtattttgggggcgggaccttccgccgcctagggcggcaaaaaagctggcggcgctcctgggggAGAGGGTAAGGTGTTCACCTTGCCCCTTGCATTGCTGCACAGGGGCCTCTTGCAATACAAGTCCCCGCACTCCAGGGAAGGGCTGTGCATTCCCGCTCTCCCACAGGAGAGTAAGCTggagaaagggggcagggaggaattgGTGCCGGTCCCCAGAGCAAGAGCAATGCAATTGTGGGAAGCGTCTATGCCGGTCTAAAGGCTGGAATGAGGATTGTGCATCCCCTTTGCAAGGAACACACCACTAGGGGGCACAAGCTCTCTGGTGCCCCGTGTAGAGCAGCGCAGCGCCACAGCACCCCCTAGCAAAGGGCTGTGGCATTAGAGCCACATGCTAACCCCCAGTATTCAGCTCAGCGTTTTTTCACCAATGCAGTGTGCTCCCCATGTGCACTAACAACAGGAGAGGGGAAAGTGATCTTTCCTTTAGAGGAAACCATCCTTCCTAGTGCTCTTGCTGGTTTGCAGGTCTGTCTGGAACACAGGGGAGCCTTCTGGAGTTTCGAAAGATGATTAATCAAGCCACGAGAAAAAGCGCCATCCTCAGTTATTATGGGTACGGCTGCTACTGCGGGTCTGATGGCAGAGGGGAGCCAAAGGATGCGACAGATTGGTAAATTgccactagatttttttttaaaatatatcattcCTCAAGCAGCACTGTAATCCCATGGGACTGGTCAAATGCACCTTTGCAAAACACCTGCCAAAAAAACCACTCACCTTGTCAAGCCCCAAGATTCATAAAGGGAAAAGTCCCCCAGGGCCTGTCACGGTGAGAGAAGGGGCTCGTGCTTAAATATCCCTATAAAGTGCAGTAGAGTTTACTATCAAGGGTCCTTTGCAGGAGACCGACTGGATGGAAAGTCTCTTAAGACGCTCATTGGCTTCTGCAGAAAGCTCGGTTTCTACCAGCTACTCACCAGGGCATTTCTGATCTTTAGTTATGGATCCTCAGATATGGCCGTGATTCCGACATGAACAAATATATGTATTAGTGGGAATGTACCAGATAGGAACAGTAAATCTAACAAATGCTTAGACAATGACCAGACATGCTTGCCTAGAAAAGATCGGCTATACTGGATGATAGTCTCTTTCATTGTAAGCAGACCTTTGACGTGTACCTCTGCTCTTCCTTCTCCCCGGAGGTGCTGCCGAGCTCATCACTGCTGTTATAAAAGGCTAAAAGCTAATGGATGTTATGGGAACAGACAGAGATATAGTTACACCTACAAGGACGGGGACATTCTGTGTGGTGAGTTCTCTCTCCTTGGTCAGGTTGGGATGTGCTTTGCTTCTACTCTCTAATCAGCACACTGGTCTGGTTCTTCGTCTTTCTCGCTCGGTGTCCTCCTTCCAAAGGGCCAAATGTTATCATTGATCCAGAAGAGAAGGGTTCGAAGGGGAGGGCAGCACCAGGGTCCCTGGAAGGACTCTGGCTCTCTCCCCTTGTGTCACGGACCCAAGAAGTGAATTAATGGCCCATAAGTATTGGAGTTGCCACACCTTGATTCCTTGAAAGCCCTGGTCCAGCTCCTGACCCAATGACTTCGGCCCCTCGGCCCGCTGATataggtttgagcattggcctgctaaacccaggggtgtgagttcaatccttgagggggatttttgccccagatccccatttagggatctggggcaaaaatctgtctggggattggtcctgctttgagcagggggttggactagatggcctcctgaggtcccttccaaccctgatagtctatgattctaggtaAATTGGGGTCCATGCAGCTGACTGTAAGGGGGTGTTAGGAGCTCACTTTTTAAGATCTCATCCAATCAAATGTAACCTATCAGTAGCAGTACTTCATACCCGCTTTGCACTCACACGGCCCGAGTGTAAGTGACTCCACAGGGCCAGCGGGAAGTCAGGCCCTGAGAATTAGTCACCTTCCTCCTTGTCGCAGCGATTGTCCCATGAAAAacgtgcatctctctctctctgttttggcagCTTTGGGGAGCTGGTGCGAAGAACAGGTCTGTGACTGTGACAAGAGCACTGCTCTCTGCCTGGAAAGGAACCTGAAGACGTTCAACAGCCGCTACGTTCGTTACCGAGACAACAAGTGCACGGGATTCACACCCAGGTGCTAGGGGCCATCCTGTCCCCAGCACATCATTTTACTGACCACCCAGATGACAAGAGTTTGCACTTGCTGTTTCCCCAGGACCAAGGAGCCAGGAGCCAGGAGTGGGACTGTAGAATGGACTGTGATCTCTGAGTGCTTTGCTGGAGAGGACAAGAGAAATTCCAAGGAACTGCTTGTAAATAGTCCAGCAGCTCTACCTTAAAGCGGGTCACTAGCGCAGAGCAGACCGGAAGAGAACCACATCAGATGGCCGGAAGCCAATATAGGAAGGACGGTTGAGACACTGGactggttcaattcctggctctggcactgacttcctgtttgaccttggccaagtgcagatttttaaaggcactttggcacctaactcccattggaaaccataggagttaggtgcctaagtacctttatgAAGCTGGGCTGTAATCACTCTATGCCTccgtttgcccatctgtaaaatggggataatagtcctTTCTTTGCCTGTGTATGTAGCGTGggggactgtctcttcctatgtgtttgtacagcacctagcatgatAGGGCTTTGATCTCAGTTTGTCCCAAAAGTGCTCCTGGGATATATTGAATACTACAGTACTAAAAATGGTGACAAGGGACCATTTGGTTGAACTGGGATTCTCCTAGGATTACTGGCATAAACTGCCCATTGTTTAATGTTCTGGTTACAGATTCATTTCCTTCACTTTAGTTACCATGCTATTTCCTTTCCTTTGCTTCTAAATAAAGGTGAGCAGAACACCTTATTCTGCAGCACGGGACAGTCTGTTGAACTgatcttttccccctttttatatatattagaGCAGCGTTTGTGCAGCACAATGGGGCACGGCTCTGATTGGGTATTGCTGTGAAGGCTAGTGCAATACTAATCATAAAGCAGCCCTCCAGGCCATGACCTGGCCCACTCTTACCTTCAGTTACAAGCATTGTCGGGAACCACTGGAGCCAAGAGACCTCTGGAATGGAAAGCAAAGGGCTGACTGATTTCTATACCTGGCATCAGCGCTCTTTTGTGGAAGCACCTCAGGCAAGGATGGGTGAGGCTACACACAGAAAGTGGTTCAGTTTTTACCCTGGGCAGGTACAAAGAGAAGATACAGCTTAATATTTCCCCCAAACCAGCAGAGAAATGTTCTGGGAACAAATGCCTGTGTCCTTTCTGCCTTCCCATGAGCAGTATCTCTAGCAACAGCAAAGCGACACATACCCGTGCAAAGGTGGAACTGCATGTAGAGAACAGGGGGCTGGGAAATGCATAAAGTTCCTGTGTTTGTGTTTATAAGAATGCACGCTGTAGACATTCATGCCCATTTTGGGTACCTCAGTGCACGCTTTGGCACAGGAATATTTTGCATGCAAAAGTCAGGCACTGaagtttgaaaatctgatccatgGGAACTCATTTTTAGTCACAGTCACACACACTGATCCTGGGAGGACAAGGCACCTGTTTTGCAAAACGTTCTGTGACAACAGGCCCGTTGTTGAGACTCA comes from Trachemys scripta elegans isolate TJP31775 chromosome 19, CAS_Tse_1.0, whole genome shotgun sequence and encodes:
- the LOC117868037 gene encoding basic phospholipase A2 homolog Gln49-PLA2-like — its product is MKNLFAVTLLIACSLSGTQGSLLEFRKMINQATRKSAILSYYGYGCYCGSDGRGEPKDATDWCCRAHHCCYKRLKANGCYGNRQRYSYTYKDGDILCALGSWCEEQVCDCDKSTALCLERNLKTFNSRYVRYRDNKCTGFTPRC